A window of Lysobacterales bacterium genomic DNA:
GGCCGCCTGCGCGCCGAAGCATTGGCCGACGCGGTTGCGCATGGCCACCACGAGCCCGAGCACGACTACACCCGCGACCCGCGCTTCGAGTGGCTGCTGAAGCGCCTGGAGACGATCGCGCCGGCCAAGGCCCTGCTGCTGTGCCGCTCGCGCGCCAAGGTGCAGGCGCTAGACGAAGCCCTGCGCCTGCGCTCGGGGCTGCCGGTGGCGCGCTTCCACGAGGACATGAATCTGCTGCAGCGCGACCGCGCAGCGGCCTATTTCGCCGATCCCGAAGGCGCACGTCTGCTGATCGCCTCGGAAGTCGGCGCCGAAGGCCGCAACTTCCAGTTCGCTCAGCATCTGATCCTGTGGGATCTGCCGCTGGATCCAGACATGCTGGAGCAGCGCATCGGCCGCCTGGACCGTATCGGCCAGCAGGGCGCTGTGCAGATCCACGCCTGCGCCGTCGAAGGCAGCCCACAGGACCTGCTGCTGCGCTGGTATGACGAGGGCCTCGACGCCTTCCGCCAGGTCTGTGCCGACGGCCGCGAGCTGCTGCGCCGCTTCGGGCCGCCGCTGCTGAACCTGTTCGAGACACCGAGCGACAACGGCGTCGAGGCTCTGATCGCCGACACCCGCACGGTCCATGCGGAACTGTCTGACAAGGTGCACCGCGGCCGTGATCGCCTGCTGGAGCTGTCCAGCCAGCGCGCCGCCAGCGACGGCCGCCTGCTGCAGGCGCTGAAACTCGACGACATCGCCGCCACCATCGAGGACTATCCGCTGCGCCTACTGGAGCAGTTTGGCATCCACAACGAGCCGCAGGGCCACGAGATCGTTCTGCTCGATCCCGAGTACGTCACTCTGGACGCCTTCGAAGAGCTGAAGGGGGGCGCCCGCCAGGCCACGTTCTCGCGCTCTCGCGCCCTGGCCCGCGATGACCTGCTCTACCTGCGGGCAGATCACCCGATGCTGCTCAACGCCGAGGAACTGCTGCTCTCGTCCGAGACCGGCAACGCCGCCGCGCTCGTCGACGACAGCCTGCCGCCGCGCAGCCTGCTGCTGGAAGCGGTCTACGTGCTCGAATGTGTGGCGGAAGCTGATCTGCACGTTGATCGCTTTCTGCCGCCGCTGCCGCTCACGGTCGTCGTCGACACCCGCCTGCAGCCGCGCCTCGATTACGTGCCCGGCGCGCGCGCCTTGCGCAGTTCGGGCGACAGGCCGATCGACCTGTCGCGCCAGCGCAAGCTGCTGACCACCCTGCTGCCGCCGATGCTGGGCGCCGCCGAGAAGCTGGCGAAGGCGCAGGCCGAGCAGCGCATCGAGACGGCCCTGGGCCAGGCCGAGGAGCTGCTGGGCGGCGAACTCGCGCGCTTGAAGCGACTGGCCCGAATCAACCCGGCGGTGCGCGCGGAAGAGGTGGATTCGCTGGAGCGCGAGCATGCCGAACTGCTGACCGCGCTGCCGCAGGCGCGGCCGCGCCTCGATGCCCTGCGCCTCGTGCTCAGTCCGGATGTGGTCTCGCTGCGGCCGGGCTAACAGCGTGTTGAAGAACTCCGTTCCGGGGAGTTTTTCAAGTCGGCGGTCCGGCGCAGGTCCGTAGCGCCTCACGACAAAACAATCGCTTACGCGCTTGCTTCGTCGTCCCGGCCATCCCTGGCCGGGCGAGCAGGCTGTTTCTCAACAGCCTGCTAAAGGCGAACCACCCCTCACTTTCGGCCTACGAGTTTCCGGACTTGCGGGGCTTTGTCACAAACTGTCTCGCACAGACCCCTTGCGTCACCGAATCACAAATCGTGACAATCCACGTCACGTTGGAGTTCTGTAGGGGCGGGTCATGAGTGGAGTCGGACTGTTCAAGCGTCTGTTCGGGAATGAGGACAAAGGGGTCGAGCGCCGCCTGCGTCCTCGCCAGCAGGCGCGGCCAGATACGCGCTTCCTGATCATCGATGACAGCACCACCATCGTCACCGTGCTGCGGCGCATGCTGCAGCAGAACGGCTTCGCGACCCGCGAGGCCTACGACGCCGAGCGCGGCATCGAGATCGCCGAAGCCGAGCGCCCGCACCTGATCTTCCTCGACATCGTGCTGCCCGGCATGAGCGGCTTCGAAGCGCTGCGCCACCTGCGCCGCTCCGAGAACACCCGCAACATCCCGATCATCATGATCAGCGGCAACGAACAGGCGACCGAGCAGTTCTACCTGCAGCGCATCGGTGCAGATGACTTCATGAAGAAGCCGTTCTCGCGCGACGAAGTCTTCTCGCGCATCGGCCGTCTGCTCGGCCCCGATCTGCTGCCGCATCGCCCGCAGCCGGCGCGTGGCGAGCCCGGCTTGGGCCTGCGCGCGGCGATCTAGGGCCGGAACGCGGGCTTCCAAGCTTCGACTTCGCAAGAGGCGGGCCCAGTGCCCGCCTCTTGCGTTTCCGCATTCGCAATTCCGCCTCAGGCAACATGGATCACGTCCATCCTGAGCTTGATCCGTGCTCGCGAGTCCGGCGTCGCCAGACTCGCTTCCGCTGGACCAGGCCTCGCCTGCTCGATCCGCGAGCGCGCCTTCCGTGGCGCGCGGCAACGCTGAATTCCTCAACGTTGCCCCAAGCGCTAGCGCAGCCGCCCCGCACCCGCCTCGGCGGGTATGCGCGTGCCCAGGCTCACTGGATCGGTCTCGACGCTGTAGGCATAGGGCGGCGTCCAGGTGCCCGCAGGCAAGCCGCTGCAGCCGGCAAGATTGCTGTCCACGCGCTGGGCAATCAGCGCACTCGGATCATCGCTGCGGAACCACAGGTTCTCGCCGCGGAAGCCCGTTGCGCTGCCGTGGTGATGGACGAGCTTGCCGCAGATCTCGTTGCTGGCGTTGATCTTCAAACCCAGCACGTGGAAGAAGTTGCCCTGCGCCAGCACATCGCCTTCGTA
This region includes:
- a CDS encoding response regulator; protein product: MSGVGLFKRLFGNEDKGVERRLRPRQQARPDTRFLIIDDSTTIVTVLRRMLQQNGFATREAYDAERGIEIAEAERPHLIFLDIVLPGMSGFEALRHLRRSENTRNIPIIMISGNEQATEQFYLQRIGADDFMKKPFSRDEVFSRIGRLLGPDLLPHRPQPARGEPGLGLRAAI
- the rapA gene encoding RNA polymerase-associated protein RapA is translated as MNSPFVPGQRWLSTAEPELGLGTVMRLIGRSVQIVFTGSGVVRQYAMDTAPLSRAEFRIGERLRAEGVEYTVESVDVADGLYVYGVGDRQIHEGLLDPEQPVSQADARLLSGRVDRSPAFELRREALRRRADARRHPGWGVLGARIDLIPHQLKVAELAAERRTPRLLLADEVGLGKTIEAGMILAQQLATGRARRVLVLTPESLVHQWFVELLRRFNLRFALFDEERCESITEVDASRNPFEDEQCVIASVDWLAHSKKRAQQLLEAGWDLLVVDEAHHLAWAPDAPSREYSLVEGLARVTAGVILLTATPEQLGRSGHFARLRLLDPARYADLDAFIAESDRHLALSQVTEALLEARAPDAAGLKLLEELFHDEPQTLSTALPKIEAGDEAAAWKLVEALIDRHGTGRVMIRNRRAAVGGFPERIPHLERIPDTSEDPSLPGRLRAEALADAVAHGHHEPEHDYTRDPRFEWLLKRLETIAPAKALLLCRSRAKVQALDEALRLRSGLPVARFHEDMNLLQRDRAAAYFADPEGARLLIASEVGAEGRNFQFAQHLILWDLPLDPDMLEQRIGRLDRIGQQGAVQIHACAVEGSPQDLLLRWYDEGLDAFRQVCADGRELLRRFGPPLLNLFETPSDNGVEALIADTRTVHAELSDKVHRGRDRLLELSSQRAASDGRLLQALKLDDIAATIEDYPLRLLEQFGIHNEPQGHEIVLLDPEYVTLDAFEELKGGARQATFSRSRALARDDLLYLRADHPMLLNAEELLLSSETGNAAALVDDSLPPRSLLLEAVYVLECVAEADLHVDRFLPPLPLTVVVDTRLQPRLDYVPGARALRSSGDRPIDLSRQRKLLTTLLPPMLGAAEKLAKAQAEQRIETALGQAEELLGGELARLKRLARINPAVRAEEVDSLEREHAELLTALPQARPRLDALRLVLSPDVVSLRPG